Proteins found in one Miscanthus floridulus cultivar M001 unplaced genomic scaffold, ASM1932011v1 fs_720_4, whole genome shotgun sequence genomic segment:
- the LOC136532824 gene encoding patellin-6: MSPTTTPSPAPVAAPASKGAKRSFMSSLMDATALLRSSSFKEDSYVAAALPSSELRALADLKALLATHPDPISIWGVPLNPHSPPAAADDAAPAPTPGPVDERADVVLLKFLRARDFRVRDAHAMLLRCAAWRAEFGADAVLDEDLGFKDLEGVVAYMHGWDRDGHPVCYNAYGVFKDRDMYERVFGDGDRLARFLRWRVQVMERGVRALTLRPGGVNAIIQVTDLKDMPKRELRAASNQILSLFQDNYPEMVARKVFINVPWYFSVLFSMISPFLTERTKSKFVIAREGNVAETLYKFIRPELVPVQYGGLSRAGDLENGPPKPASEFTIKGGEKVFLEIDGIEAGATITWDLVVGGWDLEYGAEYVPVAEDSYTLCVEKTRMVSATAEEPVHNAFTAREAGKMVLSIDNSGSRKRKVAAYRYFVRKPSV; the protein is encoded by the exons ATGTCTCCCACCACCACCCCGTCGCCCGCGCCCGTGGCAGCCCCGGCCTCCAAGGGCGCCAAGCGCAGCTTCATGTCCTCGCTCATGGACGCCACGGCGCTGCTCCGCTCCTCCTCCTTCAAGGAGGACTCGTACGTGGCCGCCGCGCTCCCGTCGTCCGAGCTCCGCGCGCTCGCCGACCTCAAGGCGCTGCTCGCCACCCACCCGGACCCCATTTCCATCTGGGGCGTCCCGCTGAACCCCCACTCTCCTCCCGCCGCGGCGGACGACGCTGCCCCTGCCCCGACCCCCGGCCCGGTCGACGAGCGCGCCGACGTGGTGCTCCTCAAGTTCCTCCGCGCGCGGGACTTCCGCGTCCGCGACGCGCACGCCATGCTGCTCCGCTGCGCCGCCTGGCGCGCCGAGTTCGGCGCCGACGCCGTGCTGGACGAGGACCTGGGCTTCAAGGATCTCGAGGGCGTCGTCGCCTACATGCACGGCTGGGACCGCGACGGCCACCCCGTCTGCTACAACGCCTACGGCGTCTTCAAAGACAGGGACATGTACGAGCGCGTCTTCGGCGACGGCGACCGCCTCGCGCGCTTCCTCCGCTGGCGCGTCCAGGTCATGGAGCGCGGCGTGCGCGCGCTCACCCTCAGGCCGGGGGGCGTCAACGCCATCATACAGGTCACCGACCTCAAGGACATGCCCAAGCGGGAGCTCAGAGCCGCCAGCAACCAGATCCTCTCCCTCTTCCAGGACAATTACCCGGAGATGGTGGCGCGCAAG GTGTTCATCAACGTGCCGTGGTACTTTTCCGTGCTCTTCTCCATGATCTCGCCCTTCCTCACGGAGCGCACCAAGAGCAAGTTCGTCATAGCGCGCGAGGGCAACGTTGCCGAGACACTCTACAA GTTCATCCGGCCGGAACTGGTGCCGGTGCAGTACGGCGGGCTGAGCCGCGCCGGCGACCTCGAGAACGGACCACCAAAGCCGGCGTCCGAGTTCACCATCAAGGGTGGCGAGAAGGTCTTCCTGGAGATTGACGGTATCGAG GCCGGTGCAACAATAACGTGGGATCTGGTCGTCGGGGGCTGGGACCTCGAGTACGGCGCCGAGTACGTGCCGGTGGCCGAGGACAGCTACACGCTCTGCGTGGAGAAGACGAGGATGGTCTCGGCCACCGCCGAGGAGCCCGTGCACAATGCCTTCACAGCGAGGGAAGCCGGCAAGATGGTGTTGTCCATAGACAATTCTGGTTCCCGGAAGCGGAAGGTTGCCGCCTACCGGTACTTTGTGCGCAAGCCGTCGGTGTAG